From the genome of Streptomyces sp. NBC_00659, one region includes:
- a CDS encoding PIG-L deacetylase family protein, translating to MTHGYAPATPEPPAPPEPGGSPSRSTLVVTAHAGDFVWRAGGAIALAASRGEKVTIACLTFGERGESAKAWREGKKLDEIKAIRREEAEKAAATLGAAVRFFDAGDYPLTVTAELTDRLVTLYRETQPDVVLTHPAEDPYNGDHPAAHRMALEARVLAQAIGYPGEGEIIGAPPVFYFEPHQPEMSGFRPEVLLDITEVWETKRKAMECLGAQQHLWDYYTDLAVRRGVQLKRNAGPNLGLAHKTMAEAFMRPYPQIAKELA from the coding sequence ATGACGCACGGCTACGCGCCCGCCACCCCCGAGCCCCCGGCCCCGCCCGAGCCCGGGGGGAGCCCGTCACGATCGACGCTCGTCGTCACCGCGCACGCCGGAGACTTCGTGTGGCGGGCAGGGGGCGCGATCGCCCTGGCCGCGTCCCGCGGGGAGAAGGTCACGATCGCGTGCCTGACCTTCGGCGAGCGCGGTGAGTCCGCCAAGGCCTGGCGCGAGGGCAAGAAGCTCGACGAGATCAAGGCGATACGCCGTGAGGAGGCCGAGAAGGCCGCCGCCACGCTCGGCGCCGCGGTCCGCTTCTTCGACGCCGGCGACTACCCGCTGACCGTCACCGCCGAGCTCACCGACCGCCTGGTGACGCTCTACCGCGAGACCCAGCCGGACGTCGTGCTCACCCACCCGGCCGAGGACCCGTACAACGGCGACCACCCCGCCGCCCACCGCATGGCGCTGGAGGCCAGGGTCCTCGCCCAGGCCATCGGCTATCCCGGCGAGGGCGAGATCATCGGTGCCCCGCCCGTCTTCTACTTCGAGCCCCACCAGCCCGAGATGAGCGGCTTCAGGCCCGAGGTCCTCCTCGACATCACCGAGGTGTGGGAGACCAAGCGCAAGGCGATGGAGTGCCTCGGCGCCCAGCAGCACCTGTGGGACTACTACACCGACCTCGCCGTGCGCCGCGGGGTCCAGCTCAAGCGCAACGCCGGCCCCAACCTGGGCCTGGCCCACAAGACCATGGCCGAGGCGTTCATGCGTCCCTACCCGCAGATCGCGAAGGAGCTGGCATGA
- a CDS encoding 4-carboxy-4-hydroxy-2-oxoadipate aldolase/oxaloacetate decarboxylase, with the protein MSGVIVTGPPKADAKDVEAIAGYGTATVHEAMGRTGLLGTHLRPVQQDTRVAGTAVTVLSWPGDNLMIHAAVEQCGEGDILVVTTTSPSTDGMFGELFATALQRRGVRGLVINAGIRDTVELREMGFAAWSAAVSPQGTVKATGGSVNVPVAIGGQIVRPGDVILADDDGVVCVPREEAREVAEASAARERKEALARAAFLDGELGLDRYGLRETLVRLGVTYTSYDDYVRDGATP; encoded by the coding sequence ATGAGCGGCGTGATCGTCACCGGCCCGCCGAAGGCGGACGCGAAGGACGTCGAGGCGATCGCCGGATACGGCACCGCGACCGTGCACGAGGCCATGGGCCGCACCGGCCTGCTCGGCACGCATCTGCGCCCCGTCCAGCAGGACACCCGTGTCGCGGGCACCGCGGTCACCGTCCTGTCCTGGCCCGGCGACAACCTCATGATCCACGCCGCTGTGGAGCAGTGCGGAGAGGGCGACATCCTGGTCGTCACCACCACCTCGCCCTCCACCGACGGCATGTTCGGCGAGCTGTTCGCCACCGCGCTCCAACGGCGTGGTGTGCGCGGTCTGGTGATCAACGCCGGCATCCGGGACACCGTCGAACTGCGGGAGATGGGCTTCGCCGCCTGGTCCGCCGCTGTCAGCCCGCAGGGCACCGTGAAGGCGACCGGCGGCTCCGTGAACGTGCCGGTGGCCATCGGCGGCCAGATCGTCCGGCCCGGCGACGTGATCCTCGCCGACGACGACGGCGTGGTGTGCGTGCCGCGCGAGGAAGCCCGCGAGGTCGCCGAGGCCTCCGCGGCCCGCGAGCGCAAGGAGGCGCTGGCCCGCGCCGCCTTCCTCGACGGCGAACTCGGCCTGGACCGCTACGGGTTGCGCGAGACCCTGGTCCGCCTGGGCGTGACCTACACGTCGTACGACGACTACGTGCGGGACGGAGCCACACCATGA
- a CDS encoding 4-oxalomesaconate tautomerase, producing the protein MSGPDEVRCMLLRGGTSKGAYFLAGDLPGDTAGRDDLLLRVMGSPDPRQIDGLGGAHPLTSKVAVVSVSADPAADVDYLFLQVAVDKAEVSDRQNCGNILAGVGPFAVERGLVESGEGRTSVRVRMVNSGDLAVASFPTEGGRVVYTGSAEISGVPGTAAPVVIEFPRGSSPLLPTGHARDIVADIPVTCVDNGMPTVLIAASSLGVTGYEAPKDLEEDLALADRLREIRLEAGKLMGLGDVENATVPKLTLLAPPRAGGAVMTRTFIPVRCHTSIGVLGAASVAAGLRVEGGVGHAVARPPERGDRLRIEHPTGFLDIEAGVEYGPGGAAPVARRTAVVRTARKIFDGTVFPRPAGAAHHP; encoded by the coding sequence ATGAGCGGGCCCGACGAGGTGCGCTGCATGCTCCTGCGCGGCGGCACCTCCAAGGGCGCCTACTTCCTCGCCGGGGACCTCCCCGGGGACACCGCCGGACGCGACGACCTGCTGCTGCGCGTGATGGGCAGCCCCGACCCGCGCCAGATCGACGGCCTGGGCGGCGCCCACCCGCTGACCAGCAAGGTGGCCGTGGTCTCGGTCTCCGCGGACCCCGCCGCCGACGTCGACTACCTGTTCCTCCAAGTCGCCGTCGACAAAGCAGAAGTGTCGGACCGTCAGAACTGCGGCAACATCCTCGCCGGGGTCGGCCCGTTCGCCGTCGAACGCGGACTGGTCGAGTCGGGGGAGGGCCGTACCTCGGTACGCGTCCGCATGGTCAACTCCGGGGACCTCGCGGTCGCGAGCTTCCCCACCGAGGGCGGGCGCGTGGTCTACACGGGCTCCGCCGAGATCTCCGGAGTGCCCGGGACGGCGGCTCCGGTGGTGATCGAGTTCCCGCGGGGGAGCAGCCCGCTGCTGCCCACCGGCCATGCCCGGGACATCGTCGCCGACATCCCGGTGACCTGCGTGGACAACGGCATGCCGACCGTGCTGATCGCCGCGTCCTCGCTGGGTGTCACCGGGTACGAGGCACCCAAGGACCTGGAGGAGGATCTGGCGCTGGCCGACCGGCTCCGCGAGATCCGCCTGGAGGCGGGCAAGCTGATGGGTCTCGGGGACGTCGAGAACGCCACCGTGCCCAAGCTGACCCTGCTCGCCCCGCCCCGCGCCGGCGGAGCCGTCATGACCCGCACCTTCATCCCGGTGCGCTGCCACACCTCCATCGGTGTCCTCGGCGCCGCGAGCGTCGCCGCCGGGCTGCGCGTGGAGGGCGGTGTCGGACACGCCGTGGCGCGCCCGCCCGAACGGGGCGACCGGCTGCGTATCGAACACCCCACCGGATTCCTCGACATCGAAGCAGGTGTCGAGTACGGCCCCGGGGGCGCCGCACCCGTGGCCCGGCGCACCGCCGTCGTCCGCACCGCACGCAAGATCTTCGACGGCACGGTCTTCCCCCGGCCGGCCGGAGCCGCACATCACCCTTAA